A genomic stretch from Calidithermus timidus DSM 17022 includes:
- the pyrR gene encoding bifunctional pyr operon transcriptional regulator/uracil phosphoribosyltransferase PyrR: MKFKSRILSAEEIRRALTRIAHEVVEKNKGTDRLCFVGIHTRGITLAQRLRELVRQFEGIEVPMGILDITLYRDDLSEIAVQPKVRETRIPFDIGGRSVVLVDDVLFTGRTARAALDALIDLGRPSRIYLAVLVDRGHRELPIRADFVGKNLPTSKSEVVKVKVQEVDGEEAVELWELE, encoded by the coding sequence TTGAAATTCAAATCCCGCATCCTCAGCGCCGAAGAAATCCGCCGCGCCCTCACCCGCATCGCCCACGAGGTGGTGGAGAAGAACAAGGGCACCGACAGGCTGTGCTTCGTGGGAATCCACACGCGCGGCATCACCCTGGCCCAGCGCCTGCGCGAGCTGGTGCGGCAATTCGAGGGGATTGAGGTGCCCATGGGCATTCTAGACATCACCCTCTACCGCGACGACCTCTCCGAGATCGCCGTTCAGCCCAAAGTGCGCGAGACCCGCATCCCCTTCGATATCGGGGGGCGATCGGTGGTGCTGGTAGACGACGTGCTCTTCACCGGGCGCACCGCCAGGGCCGCCCTGGACGCCCTGATCGATCTAGGTCGTCCCAGCCGCATCTACCTGGCGGTGCTGGTGGACCGGGGACACCGTGAGCTGCCCATCCGGGCCGATTTCGTGGGCAAGAACCTGCCCACCTCCAAGAGCGAGGTGGTCAAGGTCAAGGTGCAGGAAGTAGACGGGGAGGAGGCCGTGGAGCTATGGGAACTGGAGTAG
- a CDS encoding ABC transporter substrate-binding protein, whose translation MRFWKALTVGAALLATAALAQTTITIATVNNPDMITMQKLTPEFEKANPGIKLNWVVLPENELRQKVTTDIATNAGSYDVLTIGTYETPIWGKNGWLVELSGLSASYDLEDVLKPVRAGLSYQGKLYALPFYAESSMLYYRKDLFAAKKFTVPTQPTWTQAISWARQLHNPSGGVYGICLRGLPGWGENMAFITTLVNTYGGRWFDESWKPQLTSPEWKRAIGQYVELVTKYGPPGVTGNGFTENLTLMSEGKCAMWIDATVAAGYLANPKTSKVADKIGFAKAPVAVTPNGAHWLWSWALAIPKSSKKVDAAKTFITWATSKEYIELVGNTQGWVSAPPGTRYSTYNNPNYLKAAPFAKVVLDSINTADPTKPTLKPVPYTGVQFVGIPEFQAIGTQVGQFIAGIVAGRTSLDAGLAQAQAAVEKLMKEAGYLK comes from the coding sequence ATGCGCTTTTGGAAGGCTCTGACCGTTGGAGCAGCCCTGTTGGCCACGGCGGCCCTGGCCCAAACCACCATCACCATCGCCACCGTCAACAACCCCGACATGATCACCATGCAAAAGCTCACCCCGGAGTTCGAGAAGGCCAATCCGGGGATCAAGCTCAACTGGGTGGTGCTGCCAGAGAACGAGTTGCGCCAGAAGGTCACCACCGACATTGCCACCAACGCCGGTTCCTACGACGTGCTGACCATCGGCACCTATGAGACGCCGATTTGGGGCAAGAACGGCTGGCTGGTAGAGCTGAGCGGGCTGTCGGCTTCGTATGACCTGGAAGACGTGCTCAAACCGGTGCGGGCCGGGCTCTCGTATCAGGGTAAGCTTTACGCCCTGCCCTTCTATGCCGAGAGCTCAATGCTGTACTACCGTAAGGACCTCTTCGCAGCCAAGAAGTTCACCGTGCCTACCCAGCCCACCTGGACCCAGGCCATTAGCTGGGCCAGGCAGCTGCACAATCCCAGCGGCGGCGTTTACGGCATCTGCTTGCGCGGCCTGCCTGGTTGGGGCGAGAACATGGCCTTTATCACTACCTTGGTCAACACCTACGGCGGACGCTGGTTCGACGAGAGCTGGAAGCCCCAACTCACCAGCCCCGAGTGGAAACGGGCCATCGGCCAGTACGTAGAGCTGGTTACCAAGTACGGCCCTCCCGGCGTAACCGGCAACGGCTTCACCGAGAACCTGACCCTGATGTCGGAGGGCAAATGCGCCATGTGGATCGACGCTACCGTGGCCGCAGGCTACCTGGCCAACCCCAAGACCTCCAAGGTCGCCGACAAGATCGGCTTCGCCAAGGCTCCGGTGGCCGTCACCCCCAACGGTGCGCACTGGTTGTGGAGCTGGGCGCTGGCCATCCCCAAGTCCAGCAAAAAAGTCGACGCGGCCAAGACCTTCATCACCTGGGCCACTTCCAAGGAATACATCGAGCTGGTGGGCAATACCCAAGGCTGGGTCTCCGCGCCTCCCGGCACCCGCTACTCCACCTACAACAACCCCAACTATCTCAAAGCCGCCCCCTTCGCCAAGGTGGTGCTGGACTCCATCAACACCGCCGATCCCACCAAGCCCACCCTCAAGCCCGTTCCTTACACCGGCGTGCAGTTCGTGGGCATTCCCGAGTTTCAGGCCATCGGGACCCAGGTCGGGCAATTTATCGCCGGGATCGTAGCTGGCAGGACCAGCCTGGACGCCGGGCTGGCCCAGGCCCAGGCCGCCGTCGAAAAGCTGATGAAGGAAGCTGGCTACCTCAAGTGA
- a CDS encoding carbohydrate ABC transporter permease, whose amino-acid sequence MLLLIVWTQIPFILTIYHSFRRFNLLNPERQGFVAFENFSSLLTDPVFWTSIQNTLVLVGSVLFFTVVIGLFLAVLFYQDFPGRALARTLVISPFFVMPVVSALIWKNMLMHPVYGLFAWVAENLGQRPIDWLAVYPMQSIVLMVSWQWIPFAMLLILTGLQSLSKEQLEAAKIDGANAWQEFRYVIVPHLAQTLSVVVMLETIFLLTIFAEIYASTSGGPGLATTTLPYLIYLKAFGEYRIGVAAAGAVFAVILANIVAVFVLRMIGRNLQGGRT is encoded by the coding sequence ATGCTGTTGCTCATTGTCTGGACGCAAATCCCCTTCATTCTGACCATTTACCACTCCTTCCGCCGCTTCAACCTCCTCAACCCCGAACGCCAGGGCTTCGTCGCCTTTGAAAACTTCAGCTCCCTGCTCACCGATCCGGTGTTTTGGACCTCCATCCAGAACACGCTGGTGCTGGTGGGGTCGGTGCTGTTTTTCACGGTGGTGATTGGGCTTTTTCTGGCCGTGCTGTTCTACCAGGATTTCCCTGGGCGGGCGCTGGCACGCACCTTGGTCATATCTCCGTTCTTCGTGATGCCCGTGGTCAGCGCTCTGATCTGGAAAAACATGCTGATGCATCCGGTGTATGGCCTCTTTGCATGGGTTGCTGAGAACCTGGGACAGCGACCCATCGACTGGCTGGCCGTCTACCCCATGCAGTCCATCGTGCTGATGGTTTCCTGGCAGTGGATCCCCTTTGCCATGCTCTTGATTCTGACCGGCTTGCAATCGTTGTCCAAAGAGCAGCTCGAGGCCGCCAAGATCGACGGGGCCAACGCCTGGCAGGAGTTCCGCTACGTCATTGTGCCCCACCTGGCCCAGACCCTGAGCGTGGTGGTCATGCTGGAAACCATTTTCCTGCTCACCATCTTCGCCGAGATTTATGCCTCGACCTCGGGCGGACCGGGCCTGGCCACCACCACCCTGCCCTACCTCATCTACCTCAAAGCCTTCGGCGAGTACCGCATCGGGGTGGCCGCGGCGGGGGCGGTCTTCGCGGTGATCCTGGCCAACATTGTGGCGGTGTTCGTGCTGCGCATGATCGGGCGCAACCTGCAAGGAGGTCGCACATGA
- a CDS encoding CoA-acylating methylmalonate-semialdehyde dehydrogenase has protein sequence MAIKEPEVHIKRVSHWIGGKLVEGKSGRSGVVWNPATGAQQATVDFASVEEVDQAVAVAKEAFKSWRQIALSRRAEIMFKFRELIDANRRKIAELITLEHGKTLSDALGEVARGLENVEFACGIPNLLKGGFSEQVSRGVDVYQIRQPLGVVAGITPFNFPAMVPMWMFANAIACGNTFILKPSEKDPSASLYLAELLQQAGLPDGVFNVIQGDKVAVDRILEHPDIKAISFVGSTPIAKYIYETGTKNGKRVQALGGAKNHMVVLPDADINMAADAAVSAAYGSAGERCMAISVVVAVGEVADPLIEAIKQRMPKIKVGPGLEEGNEMGPLITKAHRDKVASYVENAPKEGATVVVDGREDPVSEREGFFLGTSLLDNVKPGMKCYEDEIFGPVLSVVRVKTYEEALKLVNEHPYGNGTAIFTRDGGAARQFQFDVEAGMVGINVPIPVPVAYYSFGGWKASLFGDLHMYGPEGVQFYTRAKVVTSRWPDPSTSKVDLGFPQVR, from the coding sequence ATGGCAATCAAGGAACCTGAAGTTCATATCAAGCGGGTGAGCCACTGGATCGGCGGGAAGCTGGTCGAAGGCAAGTCCGGGCGCAGCGGGGTGGTGTGGAACCCAGCTACAGGAGCCCAGCAGGCTACGGTGGACTTCGCCAGCGTGGAGGAGGTCGATCAGGCGGTGGCTGTCGCCAAGGAGGCTTTCAAGAGCTGGCGGCAGATTGCGCTCTCCCGGCGGGCCGAGATCATGTTCAAATTCCGCGAGCTCATCGACGCCAACCGCCGCAAGATTGCCGAACTCATCACCCTCGAGCACGGCAAGACCCTTTCCGATGCCCTGGGCGAGGTGGCCCGGGGATTGGAGAACGTCGAGTTCGCCTGCGGCATCCCCAACCTGCTCAAAGGGGGCTTCTCCGAGCAGGTCAGCCGTGGGGTGGACGTCTACCAGATCCGCCAGCCTCTGGGCGTGGTGGCGGGCATCACCCCCTTCAACTTCCCCGCCATGGTGCCGATGTGGATGTTCGCCAACGCCATCGCCTGCGGCAACACCTTCATCCTCAAGCCTTCCGAGAAAGACCCTTCTGCCAGCTTGTACCTGGCCGAGCTGCTCCAGCAAGCAGGCCTGCCCGACGGCGTGTTCAACGTGATTCAGGGCGATAAGGTGGCCGTAGATCGCATCCTCGAGCACCCCGACATCAAGGCCATCAGCTTCGTGGGCTCGACCCCCATCGCCAAGTACATCTACGAAACCGGCACCAAGAACGGCAAGCGCGTGCAGGCCTTGGGCGGGGCCAAAAACCACATGGTCGTGCTCCCCGACGCCGACATCAACATGGCCGCCGACGCCGCCGTCTCGGCTGCCTACGGCTCGGCGGGTGAGCGCTGCATGGCCATCAGCGTGGTGGTGGCGGTGGGCGAGGTGGCCGACCCGCTCATCGAGGCCATCAAGCAGCGCATGCCCAAGATCAAGGTGGGGCCCGGGCTCGAGGAGGGCAACGAGATGGGGCCCCTGATCACCAAAGCACACCGCGACAAGGTGGCCTCCTACGTGGAAAACGCCCCCAAAGAAGGCGCTACGGTGGTGGTGGATGGCCGAGAGGATCCGGTGAGCGAGCGCGAGGGATTCTTCCTGGGCACCTCGCTCCTCGACAACGTCAAGCCGGGGATGAAGTGCTACGAGGACGAGATCTTCGGCCCCGTGCTGAGCGTGGTGCGGGTCAAGACCTACGAAGAGGCCCTCAAGCTCGTCAACGAGCACCCCTACGGCAACGGCACCGCCATCTTCACCCGCGACGGCGGCGCGGCCCGCCAGTTCCAGTTTGACGTCGAGGCGGGTATGGTGGGCATCAACGTGCCCATCCCCGTCCCCGTGGCCTACTACAGCTTCGGCGGTTGGAAGGCCAGCCTCTTCGGCGACTTGCACATGTATGGCCCCGAGGGTGTGCAGTTCTACACCCGCGCCAAGGTGGTCACCAGCCGCTGGCCCGACCCCAGCACCTCCAAGGTGGACTTGGGCTTCCCGCAGGTGCGCTGA
- a CDS encoding dihydroorotase, whose protein sequence is MKGELLIRNVRLLDSRGEHGKADVLIGEGKILSLEGGDAASALDADGLVLTPGLCDPHAHLREPGQEVKEELATGLLAALRGGYTDVVCMPNTTPPVDTPEAVMALIEKARSLGYARLYPAAALTQGQEGKLLTEARLLKEAGAIMLSDDGRTNEDAGVLALGLVYAASWGLVVSVHAEDAGLRRGGVMNEGPLSYRLGLPGNPAAAEAARIARDLEVVRYVVPRTKDRHPAALLHVQHLSTRRGLELIRQAKTEGLPVSSEVTPHHLTLTDEALESLDPIYKVAPPLRTQADVEALMEGLLEGSIDCIGTDHAPHTLAEKEQDLLRAPFGIANIEVAWPLLYTELVLRRGFPLPALLERFTDGARRVLGLPPIRLEAGAEASLMLFDPAGERAVNPAEFASKARFSPWAGWKLQGWPVMTLLEGRVAWAREQLGVGA, encoded by the coding sequence ATGAAGGGTGAATTGCTCATAAGGAACGTTCGGCTGCTGGACAGCCGGGGCGAACACGGCAAGGCCGACGTGCTCATCGGCGAGGGCAAAATCCTGAGCCTGGAGGGCGGCGACGCGGCGAGCGCGCTCGACGCGGACGGGCTGGTGCTTACGCCGGGGCTGTGCGACCCCCACGCCCACCTGCGCGAGCCCGGCCAGGAGGTCAAGGAGGAGTTGGCGACGGGCCTGCTGGCCGCGCTGCGTGGGGGCTACACCGACGTGGTCTGCATGCCCAACACCACGCCCCCCGTGGACACGCCCGAAGCGGTGATGGCGCTCATCGAGAAGGCCCGCAGCCTTGGCTACGCCCGGCTGTACCCCGCGGCGGCCCTCACCCAAGGCCAAGAAGGCAAGCTCTTGACCGAGGCCCGGCTGCTGAAGGAGGCCGGGGCCATCATGCTCAGCGACGATGGCCGCACCAACGAGGACGCCGGGGTGCTGGCCCTGGGCCTCGTCTACGCGGCGAGCTGGGGCCTGGTGGTTTCGGTCCACGCCGAAGACGCGGGGTTGCGGCGGGGCGGGGTGATGAACGAGGGCCCCCTCTCCTACCGGCTGGGCCTGCCCGGTAACCCGGCGGCGGCGGAGGCAGCCCGGATCGCTCGAGACCTCGAGGTCGTACGCTACGTGGTGCCGAGGACCAAGGATCGACACCCTGCGGCGCTGCTGCACGTTCAGCACCTCTCGACCCGGCGGGGCCTCGAGCTCATCCGCCAGGCTAAGACTGAGGGGCTGCCGGTGAGCAGCGAGGTGACGCCCCATCACCTCACCCTCACCGACGAAGCGCTGGAAAGCCTCGATCCCATCTACAAGGTTGCGCCCCCCCTACGCACCCAGGCCGACGTCGAAGCGCTGATGGAAGGGTTGCTCGAGGGCAGCATCGACTGCATCGGCACCGACCACGCCCCCCACACCCTGGCCGAGAAGGAACAGGATTTGCTGCGGGCCCCCTTCGGCATCGCCAACATCGAAGTGGCCTGGCCGCTGCTCTACACCGAGCTGGTGCTCAGGCGCGGCTTCCCGCTGCCGGCTCTGCTCGAGCGCTTCACCGACGGGGCCCGCCGGGTGCTGGGCCTCCCCCCCATCCGCCTCGAGGCAGGGGCCGAGGCCAGCCTGATGCTCTTCGACCCCGCCGGCGAGCGGGCGGTGAACCCCGCCGAGTTTGCCTCCAAGGCCAGGTTCAGTCCGTGGGCGGGCTGGAAGCTCCAGGGCTGGCCGGTGATGACCCTGCTGGAAGGGCGCGTGGCCTGGGCGCGCGAGCAGCTGGGTGTGGGGGCTTGA
- a CDS encoding carbohydrate ABC transporter permease, translating to MSQARRIRWELTLLAYVAAGIMFFPIFWLFLTGFKSEGDAIAIPPKLLFTPTLESIYEALTRSDYARHFLNSIISAVGSSALALVLAIPAAYSMAFYPTKRTNGTLLWMISTKMMPPVGVIIPVYLIFRDLRWLDNVWALALMYTVMNLPVVVWTLYAYFREIPHEIMEAARVDGASTSQELTRVLLPVSGPAIASAALLSIILAWNETFWSLNLTAAQASPLSVYVASFKTAEGLFWAKMSAASMIAILPVMVMGWLAQRQLVRGLTFGAIK from the coding sequence ATGAGCCAAGCCAGACGCATCCGCTGGGAACTGACCCTGCTGGCCTACGTGGCTGCGGGTATTATGTTTTTTCCCATCTTCTGGCTCTTCCTCACCGGCTTCAAGAGCGAAGGGGATGCCATTGCCATCCCACCCAAGCTGCTCTTCACGCCCACCCTCGAGAGCATCTACGAAGCCCTCACCCGCAGCGACTATGCCCGCCACTTCCTCAACTCGATCATCTCGGCGGTGGGCTCGAGCGCGCTGGCTTTGGTCCTGGCTATTCCCGCGGCCTACTCCATGGCCTTCTACCCCACCAAGCGCACCAACGGCACGCTCTTGTGGATGATCAGCACCAAGATGATGCCGCCCGTCGGGGTGATCATCCCGGTGTACCTGATCTTCCGCGACCTGCGCTGGCTCGACAACGTCTGGGCTTTGGCGCTGATGTATACCGTGATGAACCTACCGGTAGTGGTCTGGACGCTCTACGCCTACTTCCGCGAGATTCCCCACGAGATCATGGAAGCCGCGAGGGTAGATGGGGCCAGTACCTCTCAGGAACTTACCCGCGTGCTGCTGCCTGTCTCCGGTCCCGCCATCGCCTCGGCAGCCTTGCTGAGCATCATTCTGGCCTGGAACGAGACCTTCTGGAGCCTCAACCTAACCGCAGCCCAGGCCTCCCCCCTATCGGTCTATGTGGCCTCTTTCAAAACTGCCGAGGGCCTCTTCTGGGCCAAGATGTCGGCGGCCTCCATGATTGCCATCCTGCCGGTGATGGTCATGGGCTGGCTAGCCCAGCGGCAACTGGTGCGGGGCCTGACCTTCGGAGCAATCAAGTAA
- a CDS encoding aspartate carbamoyltransferase catalytic subunit, with the protein MGTGVVQAQTPSAEQPKHLLDFQGWKRSHIESLFETARMMQEVLSRPVKKVPALTGFTIATVFFEPSTRTRLSFELAARRMSADVLSFSGATSSMSKGESYKDTLLTLDAMGIDAYVIRVDAAGVAHQAARWLDKPIINAGDGWRAHPTQALLDAFSLLERLGSLEGRKIAIVGDILHSRVARSGAELLPMLGAEVWLCGPATLLPGELPGVRLTTKLREALHDADAVMALRLQKERMDRGLLPSEPEYIAGYQITRERLGWAKPEAPLLHPGPMNRDLELEGTLAESPRSLVERQVANGQAVRMAVLYHLLVGRR; encoded by the coding sequence ATGGGAACTGGAGTAGTGCAGGCACAAACACCCAGTGCCGAGCAGCCCAAACACCTCCTCGACTTCCAGGGCTGGAAGCGCTCGCACATCGAAAGCCTCTTTGAAACCGCCCGGATGATGCAGGAGGTGCTCTCGCGCCCGGTGAAGAAGGTCCCAGCCCTCACCGGCTTCACCATCGCCACCGTCTTCTTCGAGCCCTCCACCCGCACCCGCCTCTCCTTCGAGCTCGCCGCAAGGCGCATGTCGGCGGACGTGCTCTCCTTCAGCGGTGCGACCTCCTCGATGTCCAAGGGTGAGAGCTACAAGGACACCCTGCTGACCCTAGACGCCATGGGCATCGACGCCTACGTGATCCGGGTGGACGCCGCCGGGGTAGCGCATCAGGCCGCCAGATGGCTGGACAAGCCCATCATCAACGCCGGCGACGGCTGGCGGGCCCACCCCACCCAGGCCCTGCTCGACGCCTTCAGCCTGCTCGAGCGCCTCGGCAGCCTCGAGGGCAGGAAGATCGCCATCGTGGGCGACATCCTGCACTCCCGCGTAGCCCGCTCGGGCGCCGAATTGCTGCCCATGCTGGGCGCAGAGGTCTGGCTGTGCGGCCCCGCGACCCTGCTGCCGGGCGAGTTGCCCGGGGTCCGGCTCACCACCAAGTTGCGCGAGGCCCTGCACGACGCCGACGCGGTGATGGCCCTGCGCCTGCAAAAAGAGCGTATGGACAGGGGCCTACTGCCCAGCGAGCCCGAGTACATCGCCGGCTACCAGATCACCCGCGAGCGCTTGGGCTGGGCCAAACCCGAAGCTCCCCTGCTGCACCCCGGCCCCATGAACCGCGACCTCGAGCTCGAGGGCACCCTGGCCGAGTCCCCCCGCAGCCTGGTCGAGCGGCAGGTCGCCAACGGGCAAGCGGTGCGGATGGCGGTGCTCTATCACCTACTGGTAGGACGTAGATAA
- the can gene encoding carbonate dehydratase translates to MSSLDYLFENNRRWAASMRRRDPDFFLKLSAQQSPEYLWIGCSDSRVPANEIVGLLPGELFVHRNVANVVVHSDLNCLSVMQYAVDALKVKHIIVCGHYGCGGVRAALLDSRLGLIDNWLRHVQNVLQKHRDLVMALEGEAERVDRLCELNVIEQVTNVCRTTVVQDAWSRGQELTVHGWIYGLRDGHLRTLHIDVSRPDGLEPAYHGALASLSAALPSP, encoded by the coding sequence GTGAGCTCGCTCGACTACCTGTTTGAGAACAACCGCCGCTGGGCTGCGTCCATGCGGCGACGAGACCCGGACTTCTTCCTCAAGCTCTCCGCCCAGCAAAGCCCCGAGTACCTCTGGATCGGCTGCTCGGACAGCCGGGTTCCGGCCAACGAGATCGTGGGGCTCCTGCCCGGGGAGCTCTTCGTACACCGCAACGTGGCCAACGTGGTTGTGCACAGCGACCTGAACTGCCTGTCGGTGATGCAATATGCCGTGGACGCGCTCAAGGTCAAGCACATCATCGTGTGCGGGCACTACGGCTGCGGTGGGGTGCGGGCGGCGTTGCTGGACAGCCGGCTTGGCCTGATCGACAACTGGCTGCGCCACGTGCAGAACGTGCTCCAGAAGCACCGGGACTTGGTGATGGCGCTCGAGGGCGAAGCCGAGCGGGTAGACCGCTTGTGTGAGCTCAACGTCATCGAGCAGGTGACCAACGTCTGCCGGACCACGGTGGTGCAGGATGCCTGGAGTCGGGGCCAGGAGCTTACGGTGCACGGCTGGATTTATGGTCTGCGGGATGGGCACCTGCGCACCCTGCACATCGACGTGAGCCGTCCGGACGGGCTCGAGCCCGCTTATCACGGCGCCCTTGCCAGTCTGAGCGCGGCTTTGCCCAGCCCTTGA
- a CDS encoding LacI family DNA-binding transcriptional regulator, with product MPSILDVAKRAGVAPTTAKRAIHEPHLLAPETLARVRRAIEELGYEPDQVAGGLRRGRTQTLGLMVGNIMEPFFASLVRTIAHAAQGRGYALIVTDSEYDTKVELANLRVLYGHRVSGLIIRSGYGQPNLDYLKRMRERGTYILEIDYFYPDSPFGHVMLDNEGCVFEGVRYLYSLGHRRIAALGSYDPLYHPEERSRSFPKALESVGLPLIEAYQRVILLTEPEAYKLTLELMRLPEPPTAIFSLNGTEAAGAFRAIRELGLRIPDDVSLLTFDNYSWTALVTPPLDVIEQPIEEMGLAAVEIVLDAVENRTLDKVVRKRFPGRLIKRGSCAPPKHA from the coding sequence GTGCCCAGTATTCTCGACGTCGCTAAACGCGCAGGGGTTGCTCCCACCACCGCCAAGCGCGCCATCCACGAGCCCCACCTTCTGGCCCCGGAAACCCTGGCCCGCGTGCGCAGGGCCATTGAAGAACTGGGCTATGAACCCGACCAGGTGGCCGGGGGGCTCCGACGCGGGCGCACCCAGACCCTAGGCTTGATGGTGGGCAACATCATGGAGCCTTTTTTCGCCAGCTTGGTGCGCACCATCGCTCATGCAGCCCAGGGCCGGGGGTATGCCCTCATCGTGACCGACAGCGAATACGATACCAAGGTCGAGCTGGCCAACTTGCGCGTACTGTACGGCCATAGGGTCAGCGGCTTGATCATTCGTTCGGGCTATGGCCAACCCAACCTCGACTACCTCAAACGCATGCGGGAGCGGGGGACGTACATTCTGGAAATAGACTATTTTTATCCCGACAGCCCATTCGGGCACGTGATGCTCGATAACGAAGGCTGCGTGTTTGAAGGGGTGCGCTACTTGTACTCGCTGGGTCATAGGCGCATCGCTGCCCTGGGGAGCTACGACCCGCTTTACCACCCTGAAGAGCGTAGCCGCTCGTTCCCCAAGGCCCTCGAGTCCGTCGGGTTACCCCTGATCGAGGCTTACCAGCGGGTGATCCTCCTGACCGAGCCCGAAGCCTATAAGCTAACCTTGGAGCTCATGCGCCTGCCTGAGCCGCCCACCGCGATCTTCTCACTCAACGGCACCGAGGCTGCGGGGGCTTTCCGAGCCATCAGGGAGCTGGGGTTGCGCATCCCTGACGACGTCTCCTTGTTGACTTTCGACAACTATTCCTGGACGGCCCTGGTTACCCCCCCTCTGGACGTGATTGAGCAACCAATAGAGGAGATGGGCCTGGCTGCAGTGGAGATCGTGCTGGACGCAGTGGAGAACCGTACCCTCGACAAGGTCGTACGCAAGCGTTTTCCTGGCCGCTTGATCAAGCGGGGGAGCTGCGCGCCGCCCAAGCATGCCTAG
- a CDS encoding quinone-dependent dihydroorotate dehydrogenase, translated as MYSLVKPLLFRQDPEAVHDRVMGWLAWSGQHPAALKLISALCAVQDPRLQVECFGLKFPNPIGLAAGLDKNARAVPSWGALGFGFAEVGSVTALPQPGNDKPRLFRLPRDQALINRMGFNNEGAEAVARRLAELRRRYGALPVPLGINLGKSKARPLEQAPQDYLESLGWLWPYGDYFVINVSSPNTPGLRALQEGERLEELLAAVGGFAKAQPQAKPVLLKIAPDLSWAQIDGILELVDRYPVAGLIATNTTTGREGLKSLVSESGGLSGRPLAARALEVLKYLTQELKVRIPVISVGGIFTAEDVLERLRAGASLVQLYTGFIYEGPLLPRRLNRGLLAYLERQGLERVQDLIGKR; from the coding sequence GTGTATTCGCTGGTCAAGCCCCTTCTCTTCCGACAGGATCCCGAGGCCGTCCACGACCGGGTGATGGGGTGGCTGGCCTGGAGTGGTCAGCACCCTGCTGCCTTAAAGCTGATCTCGGCTTTGTGCGCAGTGCAGGACCCGCGGCTTCAGGTGGAGTGCTTTGGGCTGAAGTTCCCCAACCCCATCGGCCTGGCGGCGGGCCTGGACAAGAACGCCAGGGCCGTGCCGTCCTGGGGTGCGCTGGGCTTTGGCTTCGCCGAAGTCGGCAGTGTGACCGCCCTGCCTCAGCCCGGCAACGACAAGCCCCGCCTCTTTCGCCTCCCTCGGGACCAGGCCCTCATCAACCGCATGGGCTTCAACAACGAAGGAGCCGAAGCGGTCGCTAGGCGTCTGGCCGAGCTGCGCCGGCGCTACGGTGCGCTCCCGGTGCCGCTGGGGATCAACCTGGGCAAGTCGAAGGCGAGGCCGCTCGAGCAGGCCCCCCAGGATTACCTCGAGAGCCTGGGCTGGCTCTGGCCCTACGGGGATTACTTCGTGATCAACGTCAGCTCGCCCAACACGCCGGGGCTGCGGGCTTTGCAGGAAGGGGAGCGGCTGGAGGAACTGCTGGCGGCGGTGGGGGGGTTCGCCAAGGCCCAGCCGCAGGCCAAGCCCGTCCTGCTCAAGATCGCTCCCGACCTCAGCTGGGCCCAAATTGACGGGATTTTGGAACTGGTGGACCGCTACCCCGTCGCCGGGCTGATCGCCACCAACACCACCACGGGCCGCGAGGGGCTGAAGTCCCTCGTCAGCGAAAGCGGCGGGCTCTCGGGCAGGCCGCTGGCGGCACGGGCGCTCGAGGTGCTGAAGTACCTGACCCAAGAGCTCAAGGTGCGCATCCCCGTGATCTCGGTGGGCGGCATCTTCACCGCCGAGGACGTGCTCGAGCGGCTGCGGGCCGGAGCCAGTTTGGTGCAGCTCTACACCGGTTTCATCTACGAGGGGCCCCTGTTGCCGCGCAGGCTCAACCGGGGGTTGCTGGCCTACCTGGAGCGGCAGGGGCTCGAGCGCGTCCAGGACCTCATCGGCAAGAGGTAG